A region of the Anaerobiospirillum thomasii genome:
CATGCTGACGAGCTGCAGCATTGATACGTACAATCCATAACTCACGGAACTGACGCTTCTTCTGACGACGATCACGGTATGCGTACTGACCTGCCTTGGTTACAGCCTGAACTGCAACGCGATAGGTACGTGAACGGGCACCGTAATAGCCCTTGGCTGCCTTTAAAACCTTCTTATGACGTGCATGTGCTGTAACGCCGCGCTTAACTCTTGCCATTTGTCATATCCTCCAATTAAGCGTAAGGTAACTGACGCATAATAGCGCGCAGATTTGAATTATGAACGTAGGTCATCTCGCGTAATGAACGCTTGCGCTTACGTGTCTTCTTGGTAAGGATGTGACGTAGGTTTTGGTGACGGCACTTGTAGTGACCACTACCAGTTTTCTTAAAGCGCTTTGCAACGCCCTTATCGGTCTTCATTTTGACCTTGACTTTACCAGCCATTGTATACTCCGCATTAGTATTACTAAATTAAAAGGCAACAGGAGCTTATGGCTCTTTTACAAGAGCCTGATAAGACTTTTAAACCCTGAGTACCCTATTTCTTCTTAGGGGCCAGAACCATAGTAGCCTGTCTGCCTTCCACACGGGATGCTGACTCTACTGTAGCCAGGCCACGCTCTGTGCAGAGATCATTCTCTACACGCTTGAGAACATCAAGACCTAAGTGCTGATGTGCCATTTCACGACCACGGAAACGCAGTGTCACTTTTGCCTTGTTGCCCTCTTCGAGGAAGCGAATCAGGTTGCGTAGCTTAACCTGATAATCGCCTTCATCTGTAGCAGGACGGAATTTAATTTCCTTTACCTGTACAACCTTTTGCTTTTTCTTCTTCTGATCTTTACTCTTTTCATAGAGGTATTTGCCATACTCAATCAGTCGGCATACAGGAGGTTCAGCATTAGGGCTAATCTCAACTAAATCGACCCCCTGCTCCTCTGCAAGGCGCAGAGCCTCAACTGTCGGCATAACCCCGATTAATTCATTGTCCTGATCCAAAAGACGCACTTCACGGCATCTGATGTCCCCATTTACCCGGTTTTTAGGTGCTGGACGACCGGCTTTCTTGACGTTATTAATAGTCAAACCCTCTTACAAATTGATAAAAATCAAAAGCTTACAAGCTTTTATTTCTTTAAACTTTCGCCTAAAGGCACAAGATTGCGCTGTATGATATCTGATTTAATTAAATTAATCAAGTCATCAATACTCATAACACCTAAATCTGTCCCTTTTCTGGTGCGAACAGCTACATTGCCAGACTCAGCTTCTTTGGCACCGCATACTAGCATGTAAGGAACATGCATTAAAGTGTGCTCTCTTACCTTAAAGCCAACCTTGTCATTTCTAAGATCGGTCTTGACTCTAAGTCCTGCAGCATCAAGCTTGTCAGCTACCTGCTTGGCATAATCTGCCTGAGCATCGGTAATTGACATAACCACAGCCTGAACTGGAGATAGCCAGGTTGGGAAGCTGCCGGCAAATTCCTCGGTCAGAACACCCATGAAACGCTCGATGGAGCCTAACATGGCTCTATGAATCATAACAGGTGTATGCTCCTGATTGTCCTCACCTATATAGTGGGCATCAAGACGTGATGGCAAGGAGAAGTCAAGCTGAATAGTGCCGCACTGCCAGGCTCTGTCAAGTGAGTCATGTAATGTAAACTCAATCTTAGGACCGTAGAAGGCACCTTCACCAGGCTGGAGCTCAAACTCAAGACCATTTGCTCTTAAGGCCTCATCAAGATCCTTTTCAGCCTTATCCCAGATCTCATCTGAACCAATTCTCTTTTCAGGTCTGGTTGAGAGTTTAACCTCTACCTTGGTAAAACCAAAGGCTGAGTAGACGTCATAGACCATCTTGATGCAGTCAGTAACTTCCTGCAGAATCTGATCCTCTGTACAGAAGATGTGGGCATCGTCCTGCTCAAAGCCACGTACACGTAAAAGTCCGTGCAGTGAGCCAGATGGCTCATTTCTGTGGCACTGGCCAAACTCGGCCATACGTATAGGCAGATCGCGATATGATCTTGTTCTTGAATTGAAGATCTGAATGGCACCTGGGCAGTTCATTGGTTTTACTGCATAGTCTCTGTTCTCTGACTGAGTAGTAAACATGTATTCCTGATATTTATCCCAGTGACCTGATCTCTCCCAGAGTGATCTGTCCATGATCTGAGGGGTCTTGACCTCAATGTAGTGATACTTGTGCAGCATCTCGCGCATGAAGTTTTCCATAACGCGGTAAATTGTCCAGCCATCATTGTGCCAGAAGACAAGACCTGGAGCTTCCTGCTGGAAGTGGAACAGATCGAGTTTCTTGCCAAGTACACGGTGATCGCGTTTGGCAGCCTCCTCACGGCGCTTGATATAGGCATCAAGCTCCTCTTTGCTGGCCCAGGCAGTACCGTAGATACGCTGCAACATCTTATTCTTTGAATCACCACGCCAGTAGGCACCTGCAAAGTGTGTCAGCTTGAAGTTGGTGCAGAATGACATGTGTGGTACGTGAGGACCACGGCACATATCGATGTATTCATTGTGGTGATATAAGGCAGGAGTATCGCTCTTGTCGATATTCTCCTCTAAAATCAGATTCTTATATGACTCCTGACGCTCTGTAAAGACATCATGAGCTCTCTGCCAGGAGACAACTTCCTTGACAACACTGTAATCGGTTTTAGCAAGCTCGTGCATTCTTGCATTTAAAGCTTCGAGATCTTCTGCTGTAAGTTTGTGCTCAAGATCCACGTCATAATAAAAACCGTTATCAATAACAGGTCCGATAGCCATCTTGGTCTCAGGCCACATCTGCTTTATGGCATGACCTAAAAGGTGGGCACATGAGTGACGTATGATTTCAATGCCTTCTTTGTCCTTTGGTGTGACAATTTCAACCTTGGCATCATGATCAACCATATCACAGGCATCATGCAGTACGCCGTCAATCTTACCTGCAACACAGGCTCTTGCCAATCCTGCACCTATTTTCTGAGCTATCTGATAAATTGAGACTGCGCCATCAAACTCTAAAACAGCGCCATTTGGAAGTGTAATTTTTACCATATATTTAAAACCAACGGTGCCTACGAAACACCTTAAGGTCCTCTTTTATGTGAAAATGGGAAATAAAAGCGCTAACTGTAACTTCTGCCAACTAACTCGCTGGTCCGACTGTACAGGGCACTTGACCTTTAGAGTATACTCCTAAAAATTTGCATAAGATCACTTTTTATCAAGATTAAACACTTTTAATTCCAATTTCTGTACAAAGATCCATCATCTTTTAACGCCAAGACTTAGTTTTATTTTTGTAAAGTAAAGAAATGTCAGCCAGCTTTGTTCAAAACGTAAAAAGCTTTAAATCTGATATTTATCTCCCTTTTCTTAACAGTACCATTAAATACCTTAACCATTTTTTTTAAATTTTGTTCAAAAATTAAGTTTTTTTTGAAAAAGTTTACACTTTTTATTGCCTTTTTAAATTTTATTGCTATAATGCCTATCACTTTATTTAGTTATGCGCCCTTAGCTCAGCTTGGTTAGAGCATCACCTTGACATGGTGGGGGTCGGTGGTTCGAGTCCACTAGGGCGCACCATTCAGGCAGTCACAGACTGCTTTTTTTATATCCCCCTAAGATCGCACACTAAACATACCGAGAATCAATCTTAATTTCATGATCAGAAGCCGGCCGCCGGACGCGACCAGATCTTCTTTTTTTATCTATCGTTTAAAGCTAAAACCCTCTTCTTTGGCATATGCTGCACGTGTCAGCGTATCTAATGGCTCAATGCCAAATGAGCGTATTAACTCAGACTGCCTTTTTAATATTCCTCCAGAGAATATTATAGATCCATTTTCTTTATCAATAGTGGCCTCTATAGCCTCCAGAGAGCGCAGTGTGCCTCTAAATGAGTTATGACAAAGCTTTACAGGAGGCAGATTGTTTTTAATCTGCTCTTTATTAAAGACTTTATTAGCCTCGAGCATTTGTCTTTGAACCTCTGATGCAAGAGATAGTATGAATACTTTGGCATTTACTGTCTTATCGGTGGAGGCATTGAGTGTAGAGCCTCCAAGCTCGCCTTTAATTATACTATAGCCCACCTCTACATTATTTCTCTGCGCATATATTTCATTTGCCTCAATAACATTATCCACACAGTCAGAAACAAGAACTCTGGTGGCTATTTGTCTGCATAGCCTTGATATGGCATAGTATCTTGGGTAATAGCGTTGTTGAGGCTGCTCCTTTTTGTCAAAAGAGGAGTCAGTGTCTGCAACCTCATCACTATATTGAAATAAATCAACGAGCTTGTCTTTTACAAGATTGGTATGAGCGGCAGTAAGCTCAGATGGCTCTTTACCTGCAATAACCTCCTGCCAGTTGCTGGCTATATCATAGGCATCATTGAGCTCTTTGATTAAAACCCTATATTTATTCATGCTCTCTTCATATATCTCGCGGGAGAAAATAAAGTGTACATACAGATTTTTCTCTTTTTGCCTTACAGGCTTGTAAGACTCATTATTTTCTCTTGCCATTTTACTTAGAATCTTCTGTGTATAAGACCATGGGAGCTGTATAGTCTTTCCTGCAAGCAGTTTAGGCGCAGTGTCTGTAATATCTGCGCTACTGCTAAAAACCAGACCCCTGTCTCTTAGCAGATCGCGTGATATGACATCTACCTGCTCTTTGATAAGTTTGCTCTTGGCTATATTACAGTTGCACACAAAGGATATATTATGCTCAAGCATGGCCGAGATATTGTTGATAGACCAGAATCCCCTGTCACAGACTAAAGATATATTGTCGCCGGCGCCTCTGTCCACAAGCTGCCTGCATACTGACTCCACAGTCAGCACATCTGTAATATTGCCTGCATATGTAACAGTGGAAAACAGCTCATGTGTGCTCTGGTCAACCAGTGTTATAAAATTAATAACCTTGTTGTCTGTACCGCTTTTAGATTTGCCGTACTGTGCCTTAGTCAGGCAGTTGCCGGCATTATCTACGTTAGTACCATCAAGAGCCAGAAACTGCATGTGCTTATTGCTATTTTTCTTTTTATGATACTGAGTTTTAAATTTGGCAAACTCGTTTATAACGCCGTTTTCATCTATGTATTTATACAGTCTCTGTATATGATCTTTATAAGAGTTTATATCTAAATCAAGAGCGTGCTCTCTGACAAAAGCCTCAATCTCATAAGATATAGATTTAATACCCTTGGACAGACAGGTCATTATCATGTATACCAGCAGGATGTATTTGTCATCAGGCATAATCTTTTTAAGGATATTAAATGATGGCATCTTATCCATAAAGGATTTGAGCAGATAATAATCGCCAAACTTACGAGCAGTGCCGCAGATCTTGGGGGTAGCAGAGCCAGAATTTCTAGCAACAGAGGCCTTGGTGCGTATGCCAGGTTTAGATGGATTTGCTTTAATATCATCCAAAATATCCTGAGAGTCGGCTAGTTTTTGTTTTATTTCCTTGATTTCAGCTTCTGAGCGTCTTTCGTACTCAAACTTTCCCTGCCCCACACGTATAACCTTCCATGGAATAAACTCAGGATTTTCAGAGAGAAAGTTAATATTAAAAACACACTCACCAATACCATCTTTGCTTTTGATAGATCCAATCTGAGTTGGTGCCACACGGGTTGAATAGCCTTTTTCAGCATTCCATACAGATTTCCCCTGCAAGAGAGCATAGGCATAGGTTCTCTTGCTGGCAACAACGTTCTTGAAAACTGGGTGATCTTGATTCTTATCTTTACTGGCCATGATGTCCTCCTATTGGATAAATCGTACCATAAAACAAGAAAAAAGTCAAGGCATTTAGAAAAATAATTTAAAAAAAATTTGATTGATAACAAGGAATTTTTGGTAGGATAAAGAAAAACAAAAAAACTAGGTATTTTTACCCTGCGATCTCAGGGTTATATCTGAAATTCATATCTTAAATCCATATTCAAACGCTATACCCTATCATAGCAATTTGATGATGCGCACAAATGCTATACTGTAAAAAAGCAAAAGACCGCAACCCTAGTGCAGTCTTTTTAACTTTTATAAACTTTATCATACCCTAGCGTGGCATTATAGGCTGATAAAAATCCCTGCCGTCAATGTGCAGCTCCATACCAGGTATAGAGTTGTTGTTCTGCTCATGATAGAGATCGCGCTTTTGCCTTTGTCTCAAGCTCTCTTCAATGGCAGCATCCTGCAAAGGACGGGTTGAGATTATACTGCCATCCTGTGGCAGAGGATCATTGTCACACTGCCCGTTAATGCACACCAGAGCATGTGCATTTAAAGACATAAGCGTAGCTCCCAAAGCTATTATCATTTTAAGCATAGCCCACCCTCCATGAATCATATGTTCTTTTAATTATAGAACATCAAATATAGTTTTACCTTAGCTTTTACGGCTTAATACATATAAAGCCAGCCCTAAAAACGCAAGTGTAGGAGCACTGGCGCCTATAAGCGGCGGAATACCATAGACTAATGATAAAGGGACACCAACACGATTGGCCAGATAGAACATAAAGCCAAGAGCAATACCGCCTAAAATGCGCACACCCATTGAAGTCTGGCGCAGTGGCCCAAATACTGTTGAGGCAGCTAGAAGCAGCATAACCACAATATTTAGCGGAGTTAAAAATTTTCCGTACAGATCGAGCTTGTACTTTGAGGAATCCTGATTGTTCTCCTCAAGATACTCAATGTAGTCCATAAGGCCAAAGACTGACAGACTGACAGCCTTTTCACGCACCACAGCCACGCGCTCAGGAGTAAGATTAAGCTTCCATGGTTCATGCTCAGCCTTTTCAATTACAACCTTGTCTTCATTGTAGATATAGCGTGTCACATCATACATCTGCCATGCGCCATTTTCATAGCGGGCTTTGCTTGCATAGCTTACAGCCTTCATGGCGCCATCATGCATGTCATATTTGACAATGGCATTTAAGGTACCATCTGTATAGATAGTATTTATACCTATAAAACTCTCGCCTTCTTTAAGCCACAGACTTAAATAATTTAATGAGATAGCACCGTTTGATTCGGCATAGTTCAATTTGGTCTCGGCATACTGCGAAACACGTGGCACTATAAACTCGCCTATAAGCAGCACTACAACAATAACAGGAAAAAGTATTTTAAGTGATGATAGTACAATACCTGTACGTGACACACCAATAGACTGCAGCACAATAAGCTCTGAGGTCTTGGCCAGAGAGCCCAGAGCCACCGCACCGCCTATGAGCACAGCTATAGGAAAGAACATCACCAGAATACCTGGAACCTGCATCAGTATGTATTCTGTTAAAAACAGAAAATCAACACTGCCACGTCCAAGATAGCGCAGTCTGTCCACAAAGGTTATAAGTGTGGTCAAGAAGGTTAGAATCACTGTAACTATAAGTACAGTGTAAAGTACATTTTTACCTACATATCTGTCTAAAACACCAAACATCTTACTTCTTCACACCCTTTGATGGCATTATTCTGTTAAAGAAATGGCGTGGCAGATTTAAAGGAATAGCCACCAGCAGAAAAAAGGCCAGAGGCACAACGTAGATGCCAGGAACCATAGGGAATCTGCCTGACATAATAAGTGAGCGCACTGACAGTAAAAACATATAGTATGAAGCAAAAAGCAGAACAGCCGGCATGAGCTTGGCAAAGCGTCCCTGTCGTGGGTTGACCATAGACAGAGGCACTGCAATCAGACAGATAATAAATATGGTGAAAATAGGCGCAATACGCCACTGTCCCTCAACATTATACTCAGGATTGTCAGAACGCAGCAGATCTATTGTCCCCATGCTTGATATGGAGAGCTTTCTCATCTCCGATCTGTCATCATTTGACAGTGGGGCTCTGAAGGTATCAAAGGCGCCCACCCTGAAGGTTCCGTCAGCAAGCTGACCTTCATAACGGGTGCCATCCTTTAGATACAGCCACAACACACCTGACTCATCCTTTTGCAAATAGCCCTCGGAGGCTGTGGTCATGGAGCCGTTTATCTGAGAAAAAGGATTCTGCATAACATAGATATGCCTGATTTTCTTGTTGTCGCCGCCTTCCTTTTCCACCTCTTCAATATAGATGTTCATACCTACACCAAAGGAGACAAAGCGTCCTGACTCAATGGGCAGAAAGGTAGGATTGCTTTTGGCATCACTTAAAATCTTCTGCTGCTCCTGCGAGGCCTTGGGAATAAGATAGATAGAGCAAACACCTGTGATAAGAGCTGTTATAAAAGCCACTATTAGGGCAATATTCATAACCTTGGCTGGTGAAAAGCCCACTGAGCGCATCACCACCATCTCAGAGTCTGAACAGATGCGGCCTAAGGTTATCAAAATGGCAATAAAGACAGTTAAGGGCAGCAGTATCACTGAAATCTCTGGCAGAGCATACAATACAAGCTGTGCCACAATGGCGCCAGGTATGCTGCCAATAGAAGCCTCTGATATAAGGCGGATTAAAAGCTGGCTTATAAATACAGTATATAAAACTGCAAAAACCACCAGCTGCGAGCGTAGCAGCTCTTTGAAAATATATCTGTTAAGTATCAACTTTTATCCCAACAGTCCTGCTAAAAATGTTCGTAATGTAGCATAAGGGGCGCGTATGGCCATGCCCTGCTGCATATCATCAAGATATTTTAAAGACTCGGCAGCACCAAAGAGTCTATCTGCTTTCAACTGCGCAAAGACAGCAGCAGTTTTATTATCAAGCAGTGGCAGTGAGGCAAGGCCCACGCCTGCCTTATATTTTATAATCTGCACAATAAGTGCTGTCAATATGCGGCCAAGGTCACTAAGATTTGTATCAAGCGCCCACTCTTTGAGCATGACTATTATATCATCGGCACTGACTCTACCTTGTACATATTCACAAAGAGCGTCTTTTAACGCTGTTGCCTGCTCTGCTCTGCCACATTCTATAAGATGGGCTGCCTCAAGCGGGGCATTATCACACAAGGACAGAGCCACACTGCCCAAAGAGACATCATGCCCGTTTTGCTCAAGATACTGCAGAGCAAGTGCTGTGTCTGTTGTCATAAGAGGCATTTTAAGACCTCTTGATAAAATAGTTGGCAAAAGACTTTCATAATTGTCAGAGACAAGAATCAAAAGCGTATTGGCAGGCGGCTCCTCAAAGGTTTTTAAGATGGCATTGGCCGCACTCTCATTCATATACTGAGCATCGGCAATAAGACATACCTTGCACGGACCTGAGACAGATGACTCATAGACATAATCATTCATGCGCCTTAGTGCATCTACGCGCAGTGTCTTTTTGTGCTTTAAAAAGATATCAGGGCTTAAAAGCGCCTCATAGCGGTTTGAAAAATCATCAAAATCCTGTCCTTCTTTATCAGCGCTTTTGCTTTTAGGGCCAGTAGGCATAACCACGCGCAGATCATGATGCGACATGGCCTCAAATGTGGTACAGGAGCGACACTGACCGCAAGGATGCCTATTGATCCTGTGCTGGCACAGATAGGCCTTGGCACAGTAAAGTGCAAGATTATACACACCCTGCCCTGCACTGCCTCCTATAATGACAGATGGCGTAAGCCTGCCATTATCAAGGGCCTTTATAAAATTCTGATAATAAGGCTCAAGCCATGGCAATAGTTTTATCATTAAAGAATTTTTCCATTATGTCTGTAACAGCAGCTCGGACCTGCTCTCTATCCTTTGAGCTGTCTATAACTTCAACCTCAGACCGTGTTTTGGCAGCCTCAAGATAACTTTCTCTTACGCGTGTAAAAAAGGACAGCTCCTCAAGCTCGAATCTGTCAGTCTCACCGCGCGATCTGGCCCTTTGCATACCAGCTGCAGGCTCTATATCCATTAACAATGTCAGATCGGGTTTAAAATCACCAAGCGCTATATTACGTATTGACTCTATCAGAGCCATAGACAGACCACGTCCTCCGCCCTGATAGGCTATGGTTGAAAGATCATGTCTGTCACAGACAATGCATACGCCCTGCGCAAGCTTGGGTTTAATATATGAATTTACCAGCTGACATCTTGCTGCATACATTAAAAGTAGCTCTGTCACATTATCCATCTTCTCTGAGCATGGAGTTTTAAGTATAGCTCTTATCTGCTCGGCAATAGCTGTGCCGCCAGGCTCTCTTACACATTCACAAATCATGCCCTTACTTTCAATAAAATCTTTGATATAAGGCACTACAGTAGTTTTACCGGCACCTTCAGTGCCCTCAAGAGTAATAAAAAAACCTTGCATATATGGCCTATTTTGAATTTTTAGTCTCTTTTAAATATTCTCTTACGCGCTTTTTATAAACTGCAACGGATCTGTTATGCTCATCAAGCGTATCTGAGAACACATGTCCATCCTTTGGATCATGACTTTTGGCCACAAAGAATATGGCCTTGCTGTTGGCAGGATGTAAAACAGCATCAATAGCATTTTTTGACGGCATGGCTATAGGTGTAGGTGGCAGCCCTGCGCGTGTATAGGTGTTATAAGGTGTATCTTTTTTAAGCTGTGAGGCTCTTAAAGGGCCGCGAAAGAGCGGGGATACACCATACATGACAGCAGGATCGGTCTGCAGACGCATGCCCTTTTTAAGTCTGTTGTAAAAGACACTGGCAATCTGCGGCATTTCCTCGGCAATAGCACTCTCACGCTCAACAAGTGAGGCAAGAATTAAAGCTTCATATGGATCCTTAAGCTCAAGACCATCATCTTTTGATGGCCATGAGGTTAGCATGTACTGCGCCATATCCTTTAGGGCATAGGCAATAATATCGCTTGCTGTATTATCTTTATAATATGGATAGGTGGCAGGCAGCAGCAACCCCTCAAGTGAGTCATGAACACCACCTATAGCCTCAATAAGCTCCTTGCTCTCAAGAGTCTTTTGAATAAAGGCAGGCACGTCCTTAAGTACAATAAGATCATTTTGCAGATCGCCTCGTGCCATCATGCGCTTTAAGATAAGCTCAAACTGCATGCCCTCAGCAATAGGCAGAGTTTGCGGGTCCTCGACATAAACCTCGCCGCGCTTCATTTTCTCAAGCAGATCCTTAATGCTAATCTTGCCGTCAATAACATAAAATCCCCTTTGAATGCCTCTGTAGTCATCAGCATTGAGCTGCACCCACAGTGAAATTATAAATGGCGGGTATTTATCATCTAGCAGATCGTGCACTACATAAGATACACCTCTGTTGGCCTCAAGCTCATAAGGCAGACTGCGGGCTTTTAGAGGATCATTGCCTATGGCATTTAAAATTGAGTAGCCTGATGCTATAAGCAATATGACAAGTGATATAAGAGCAGCCTGTATAATCCAGGCAATAGAGAATTTACGAGGCTCTTTAAGCGGTCCTTCAATTATTTCAACTTCTTCTTTAATGGATGCAGACAGTCCCTGCTTTGTTTTGTTCTGAGCCTTTGCCATATGTAAACCTATAACCAAAAAATTTCGTAAATTCTATCATTTTTAGTCAATATTATCTTCATATATGCTCAAAAGTACCTTAAATTCTCATATCAAGGCGCTCGAAAATCCTATAGATATCTATCCTTCAAGTAGTAGCTACTGCTTATATTATCTTTTTTTAATAGTTACTAACAAAAAATTTAAATAAGATCTAAAGTTGGACTTTTTAACTGACGATAATGAGAATATAAAACAGAATTTATTTTTAGGAGGCCGCCATGGCATTGTTTGTAAATACCAACGTTTCATCCATTAATGGTCAACGCAACCTGACCAATGCTACCAACAATCTCAATACCACCTATCAGAGATTATCATCAGGTCTTCGTATTAACTCAGCCAAAGATGATGCCGCTGGTCTTCAGATTTCAGACAGATTAACCTCTCAGATCAATGGTTTAAACCAGGGTAATCGTAATACCAACGAATGCTATCAGAAGGAAGCGGTAACCGCTGCATAGTATTTCAGCCCCTCCTGCTTCCCAAGGTTTTTACAATGAGGAAGCTAACATGCCCACATCTACAATATCTCAAGCATCCATAGACTACATAAACGAATTCTTTCTAAAAACTGGTAAAAGATACCTTGCAGTAGATCTTGCATCCAGAGTTGTTCAGATTTGCTACTACTCAATAGCCCATAAAAAGATAATCAATAAAGAAATAAGAGCCAGCGAGCTTGAAAGTGTACTAAGCTCATATGAATCAGGAACTTTGATTGTAGGCTTTGAGGCATGTGGCGCCTGCCACTACTGGGCACGCCGTGCTCAGGAGCTGGGCCATGAGTACAGATGCTTTATGGCAGAAAATATACGTAAACATAAGAAAAAAGAAAAGACAGATAAGATTGATGCTCTTGCCATCTTCAAAGCTTTACTTGACCGTGACAGTGCAGATCTGAGCATAAAATGTAAAAGTCTTGATCATCAGATGCTCTCAAGTCTCATGACAACCCGTTCATGCATTACAAGCCAGAAGGTTAAGAGCCTGAATGCGCTGCGCGCATTCATGTATGAATTAGGAGTAGTCCTACCACGGGATTTAAGTCCTCAAAGGATGATAAAAAAGGCGCTTGCTTACAAGGAGCAGATGCTGCTCGAGCAAGGTGCCGACAGTGAAGCCTTTATCTTTTTTGATATATCGCTGCAGACCTATATTGCACAGATAGAGCACTGTGTAAAAATTATTGATGGACTGGATAAACAAATTGAGGAGCTCTCACGCAAGAATACAACATGTCAGCTGCTAAGAACCATACCTGGCGTTGGCTATATTATAGCTATGATGCTCTATATTGCAGGCTTTGATATATCAAACTTCAAAAATGCCAAGCACTTTGCAGGCTTCTGTGGCATAGCACCCCATGTAGAAGGATCAGGTGGCACTGCAACCAATCTTGGAGTCAGACATTTTGGCAACAGAGCTCTGGCAGGCATGCTCTACATAGGAGCTATGGCCCACTACTCAAATACATTAAAAAAGACGTTGGAAAATTCAGAGAATGAGCAGATCAAGGTGCAGATGCAAAAGAGACGTAAGGTCTTAATCTGCGCCATAGCAAATCACATAGCCAGAACTGCATTTGCTGTTATAAGGGATAAGACCC
Encoded here:
- the tmk gene encoding dTMP kinase, with the protein product MQGFFITLEGTEGAGKTTVVPYIKDFIESKGMICECVREPGGTAIAEQIRAILKTPCSEKMDNVTELLLMYAARCQLVNSYIKPKLAQGVCIVCDRHDLSTIAYQGGGRGLSMALIESIRNIALGDFKPDLTLLMDIEPAAGMQRARSRGETDRFELEELSFFTRVRESYLEAAKTRSEVEVIDSSKDREQVRAAVTDIMEKFFNDKTIAMA
- the mltG gene encoding endolytic transglycosylase MltG, whose amino-acid sequence is MAKAQNKTKQGLSASIKEEVEIIEGPLKEPRKFSIAWIIQAALISLVILLIASGYSILNAIGNDPLKARSLPYELEANRGVSYVVHDLLDDKYPPFIISLWVQLNADDYRGIQRGFYVIDGKISIKDLLEKMKRGEVYVEDPQTLPIAEGMQFELILKRMMARGDLQNDLIVLKDVPAFIQKTLESKELIEAIGGVHDSLEGLLLPATYPYYKDNTASDIIAYALKDMAQYMLTSWPSKDDGLELKDPYEALILASLVERESAIAEEMPQIASVFYNRLKKGMRLQTDPAVMYGVSPLFRGPLRASQLKKDTPYNTYTRAGLPPTPIAMPSKNAIDAVLHPANSKAIFFVAKSHDPKDGHVFSDTLDEHNRSVAVYKKRVREYLKETKNSK
- a CDS encoding IS110 family transposase; its protein translation is MPTSTISQASIDYINEFFLKTGKRYLAVDLASRVVQICYYSIAHKKIINKEIRASELESVLSSYESGTLIVGFEACGACHYWARRAQELGHEYRCFMAENIRKHKKKEKTDKIDALAIFKALLDRDSADLSIKCKSLDHQMLSSLMTTRSCITSQKVKSLNALRAFMYELGVVLPRDLSPQRMIKKALAYKEQMLLEQGADSEAFIFFDISLQTYIAQIEHCVKIIDGLDKQIEELSRKNTTCQLLRTIPGVGYIIAMMLYIAGFDISNFKNAKHFAGFCGIAPHVEGSGGTATNLGVRHFGNRALAGMLYIGAMAHYSNTLKKTLENSENEQIKVQMQKRRKVLICAIANHIARTAFAVIRDKTPYTTQRASGLLTAYKECI